In Enterocloster clostridioformis, one genomic interval encodes:
- the pyrE gene encoding orotate phosphoribosyltransferase, translating into MENYKQEFIDFMVESNVLKFGCFTLKSGRKSPFFMNAGSYVTGTQLRKLGEYYAKAIHDNFGLDFDVLFGPAYKGIPLSVATTMAISELYGKDIRYCSNRKEVKDHGDTGILLGSPIKDGDKVVIIEDVTTSGKSIEETFPIIKAQGDVEIKGLMVSLNRMERGKGAKSALDEIKDLYGFPTAAIVSMADVVEHLYNKEINGKVVIDDQIKAAIDAYYEQYGAQA; encoded by the coding sequence ATGGAAAACTACAAGCAGGAATTTATAGATTTTATGGTGGAAAGCAATGTGCTTAAATTTGGCTGCTTCACATTAAAAAGCGGACGCAAGTCCCCGTTTTTCATGAATGCGGGAAGCTATGTCACAGGAACCCAGCTGAGGAAATTAGGAGAGTACTACGCAAAGGCTATCCACGATAATTTCGGACTGGATTTCGACGTGCTCTTTGGGCCGGCTTATAAGGGAATTCCATTAAGCGTTGCGACCACCATGGCGATCAGCGAGCTGTACGGAAAAGATATCCGTTACTGCTCCAACCGCAAGGAGGTCAAGGACCACGGAGATACAGGCATCCTTTTGGGAAGCCCTATCAAAGACGGGGACAAGGTAGTTATCATCGAGGATGTGACCACATCCGGAAAGTCCATCGAGGAGACATTCCCCATCATCAAGGCCCAGGGAGATGTGGAAATCAAGGGACTCATGGTATCCTTAAACCGTATGGAGCGCGGCAAAGGCGCCAAGAGCGCCCTGGATGAGATTAAGGATTTATATGGTTTCCCCACAGCAGCTATCGTATCCATGGCAGATGTGGTGGAGCACCTCTATAATAAAGAAATAAATGGCAAGGTAGTCATCGACGATCAGATAAAGGCCGCCATCGACGCATACTATGAGCAGTATGGAGCCCAGGCATAA
- a CDS encoding dihydroorotate dehydrogenase, translating to MNMSVNIAGVEFKNPVMEASGTFGSGMEYSEFVDLNRLGAVVTKGVASAPWPGNPTPRIAEVYGGMLNAIGLQNPGVEVFTKRDIPFLKQYDTKIVVNVCGKTTEEYIDVVERLGDQPADMLEINISCPNVKEGGIAFGQDPKAVEAITREVKAHAKQPIIMKLSPNVTDITVMARAAEAGGADAISLINTLTGMKIDIHKRAFALANRTGGLSGPAVKPVAVRMVYQAARAVKVPIIGMGGIRNADDALEFILAGATAVAIGTANFHNPYATVETVDGIRAYMEKYGIGDIRELIGAVR from the coding sequence ATGAATATGAGTGTAAATATTGCCGGTGTGGAATTTAAGAATCCGGTAATGGAAGCGTCGGGCACATTTGGTTCCGGCATGGAATACAGTGAATTTGTGGATTTAAACCGTCTGGGCGCAGTGGTTACCAAGGGTGTGGCAAGTGCGCCGTGGCCGGGCAATCCCACTCCCAGGATAGCGGAAGTATACGGCGGCATGCTCAATGCCATCGGCCTCCAGAACCCGGGCGTTGAAGTGTTTACAAAGAGGGATATTCCCTTTTTAAAACAGTATGACACGAAAATCGTTGTCAATGTCTGCGGAAAGACCACGGAAGAATATATTGATGTGGTAGAGCGTTTGGGGGACCAGCCGGCAGATATGCTGGAGATCAATATATCCTGCCCCAATGTAAAAGAAGGCGGAATCGCTTTCGGCCAGGACCCCAAGGCGGTTGAGGCCATTACCAGGGAGGTAAAGGCACATGCAAAGCAGCCTATCATCATGAAGCTGAGCCCCAACGTGACGGATATCACTGTCATGGCCAGAGCGGCAGAGGCCGGCGGGGCAGATGCCATTTCCTTGATTAATACCCTTACAGGCATGAAGATTGATATTCACAAAAGAGCCTTTGCACTGGCCAACAGGACAGGCGGACTGTCCGGTCCTGCTGTAAAGCCGGTGGCTGTGCGCATGGTATACCAGGCTGCCCGGGCCGTGAAGGTTCCCATCATCGGCATGGGAGGAATCAGGAATGCAGATGACGCCCTGGAGTTCATACTGGCGGGCGCCACGGCTGTTGCCATTGGCACGGCCAATTTCCATAACCCCTATGCTACGGTGGAGACCGTGGATGGAATCCGGGCGTATATGGAGAAGTACGGAATCGGGGATATCCGGGAACTTATAGGGGCTGTGAGGTAG
- a CDS encoding dihydroorotate dehydrogenase electron transfer subunit: MAKVKMTAAVTLQEQLAADIYDMRIKAPEIAESAVPGQFVCLYSKDGARILPRPISLCGIDKEKGELRLVYRIAGEGTKEFSGLAAGDTIDVLGPLGNGFPLQAGKRAFLIGGGIGVPPMLELAKALHGLNRSGEDSLVQSVLGYRDSQMFLKDEFEAYGPVYAATEDGSFGTSGNVLDAIREQGLTADVIYACGPTPMLRALKAYAAEKGLECWLSLEEKMACGVGACLACVCRSKEVDGHSQVHNKRICKDGPVFRSDEIEL; the protein is encoded by the coding sequence ATGGCAAAAGTGAAAATGACAGCAGCCGTCACGCTTCAGGAGCAGCTGGCTGCCGATATATACGATATGAGGATAAAAGCGCCTGAGATAGCGGAGTCAGCGGTTCCGGGCCAATTCGTATGCCTTTATTCAAAGGACGGGGCCAGGATTCTTCCGCGTCCCATCAGTTTGTGCGGCATTGATAAGGAAAAGGGAGAACTCAGGCTGGTGTACCGCATCGCGGGGGAAGGCACAAAGGAGTTCTCCGGACTCGCGGCAGGCGATACCATTGATGTCCTGGGACCTCTGGGCAATGGATTTCCCCTGCAGGCCGGAAAAAGGGCGTTTCTGATAGGCGGGGGCATCGGTGTTCCTCCCATGCTGGAATTGGCCAAAGCCCTTCATGGACTTAACAGGTCCGGGGAGGACAGCCTGGTCCAGTCCGTACTGGGATACAGGGACAGCCAGATGTTCTTAAAGGATGAATTTGAGGCATACGGTCCGGTATACGCTGCAACAGAGGACGGCAGCTTTGGCACCAGCGGCAATGTGCTGGACGCCATCCGTGAGCAGGGCCTTACGGCGGATGTCATTTACGCCTGCGGTCCCACTCCCATGCTCCGCGCGCTGAAGGCATATGCGGCCGAAAAGGGGCTGGAGTGCTGGCTTTCCCTGGAAGAGAAGATGGCCTGCGGAGTAGGCGCCTGTCTGGCCTGCGTGTGCCGGTCCAAAGAGGTGGACGGCCACTCACAGGTGCACAATAAGCGCATATGCAAGGACGGTCCTGTGTTCCGGTCAGATGAGATTGAGCTGTAG
- the pyrF gene encoding orotidine-5'-phosphate decarboxylase, which translates to MISQLIEKIKKTNAPICVGLDPMLSYVPEHVVKKSLDSCGETLEGAADAIWQFNKEIIDHTFDLIPAVKPQIAMYEQFGIEGLTVYKRTVDYCHEKGLIVIGDAKRGDIGSTSAAYAAGHLGRVQVESKSLSGFNVDMLTVNPYLGTDGVKPFVDVCKSEDKGLFVLVKTSNPSSGEFQDRLIDGKPLYEWVAAKVEEWGSDCMDGEYSNVGAVVGATYPEMSGILRKLMPHTYFLVPGYGAQGGTAADLKHCFNQDGLGAVVNSSRGIIAAYKQEKYKKFGPEHFGEASRQAVIDMAADISSVL; encoded by the coding sequence ATGATAAGCCAGTTAATTGAAAAAATAAAGAAAACCAATGCCCCAATCTGCGTAGGACTGGATCCCATGCTGTCCTATGTACCGGAGCATGTGGTAAAGAAATCCCTGGATTCCTGCGGGGAGACACTGGAAGGGGCTGCTGATGCCATCTGGCAGTTTAATAAGGAAATCATCGACCACACATTTGACCTGATTCCGGCTGTAAAGCCGCAGATTGCCATGTATGAACAGTTCGGCATTGAAGGACTGACCGTATATAAGAGGACCGTGGACTACTGCCATGAAAAGGGGCTGATTGTCATTGGAGACGCCAAGAGGGGCGATATCGGCTCCACATCCGCTGCCTATGCAGCAGGCCATCTTGGCAGGGTGCAGGTGGAAAGCAAATCCTTAAGCGGATTTAATGTGGATATGCTTACCGTAAACCCATATCTGGGAACAGACGGCGTGAAGCCCTTTGTGGATGTATGTAAGAGTGAGGACAAGGGCCTTTTCGTCCTGGTCAAGACCTCCAATCCGTCCAGCGGTGAATTTCAGGACCGCCTGATTGACGGAAAGCCCCTTTATGAGTGGGTGGCCGCCAAGGTGGAGGAGTGGGGCTCCGACTGCATGGACGGTGAATACAGCAATGTGGGCGCGGTGGTAGGCGCCACCTATCCTGAGATGAGCGGGATTCTGAGAAAGCTCATGCCCCACACCTATTTCCTGGTACCCGGATACGGGGCGCAGGGAGGAACAGCCGCTGACCTGAAGCATTGTTTTAACCAGGACGGGCTTGGCGCTGTGGTCAATTCCTCCAGAGGAATCATCGCGGCCTACAAACAGGAGAAGTACAAGAAATTCGGGCCGGAGCACTTCGGTGAGGCATCCAGACAGGCAGTGATTGACATGGCTGCTGATATCAGCAGCGTACTGTAA
- the lsrF gene encoding 3-hydroxy-5-phosphonooxypentane-2,4-dione thiolase, translating into MADLEGVKVAKDYHVDVPFANNDGFYVKGANNLDWGMKKHLSNIFNPQSGNTVMFAFDHGYFMGSTAGLERLDLVIPKLLPYVDVLMGTRGALRSCVTPACGKGIALRSTSGSSMLNDDLSHEILAVDIEDAIRMNADCMAIQTFIGADGQLSSIENLSKAINLGMRYSIPTMGVVAVGKQMERTDRFFKLATRIVAEMGANIIKTYYCENFEEVVAACPVPIVVAGGKKLPEKEALTLAYNAISGGAHGVDMGRNIFQSVHSLEMAAAIGKIVHEGFTDKEAYEFFEDAIH; encoded by the coding sequence ATGGCTGATTTGGAAGGTGTAAAGGTTGCGAAGGATTACCACGTAGATGTACCCTTTGCAAATAACGATGGCTTCTATGTTAAAGGAGCAAACAACCTGGACTGGGGAATGAAAAAACATCTGTCCAACATTTTTAATCCCCAAAGTGGGAACACGGTTATGTTCGCCTTTGACCATGGATACTTTATGGGGTCAACTGCCGGACTGGAGCGTCTGGATTTGGTGATTCCTAAGCTACTTCCCTATGTGGATGTACTTATGGGGACCAGAGGCGCTCTGCGTTCATGCGTGACACCAGCGTGCGGCAAGGGCATTGCCCTTCGCTCCACCTCCGGTTCCTCCATGCTGAACGACGACCTGTCCCATGAAATCCTGGCGGTTGATATTGAGGACGCAATCCGTATGAATGCAGACTGTATGGCAATCCAGACCTTCATCGGCGCCGACGGACAGCTGTCCAGTATTGAGAACCTTTCAAAGGCAATCAATCTGGGAATGAGATACAGCATCCCTACCATGGGCGTTGTGGCCGTGGGCAAACAGATGGAGCGCACGGACCGTTTCTTCAAGCTGGCTACCCGAATTGTTGCTGAAATGGGAGCCAACATCATTAAAACCTATTACTGTGAAAACTTTGAAGAAGTTGTGGCGGCATGCCCGGTTCCCATCGTAGTGGCAGGCGGCAAGAAGCTTCCGGAGAAGGAAGCCCTGACCCTGGCTTACAATGCAATAAGCGGCGGAGCCCATGGCGTGGATATGGGAAGAAATATTTTTCAGAGTGTTCACTCGCTGGAGATGGCGGCAGCAATCGGAAAGATTGTGCATGAAGGATTTACGGATAAAGAAGCATACGAATTCTTTGAGGATGCAATCCACTAG
- a CDS encoding substrate-binding domain-containing protein, which produces MKKKWLSVVLAGAMTVSLAGCGGGTAATAAAPATEAKAEAAQSKAEEGKTEAAAPAAGADVAGMTVAFVPKLTGNAFFESANNGAQEYSKGWGFTVDYQGSANAAVADQVNVINNAVASGVDAICISSVDATGLDSALTEARDAGVTVVTWDSDVSDTARTLMVSQGTPELLGKMLVDMGADSLTNRGKDTKKDTIKYCWHYSQATVADQNSWQVAGEAYIKENFPNWENVAPDNYYSEQDAEKAVSIGASILEAHSDIDLIICNDSTALPGQCKAAQNKGLTKDDVTITGFASPMSIKDYCAAGVIEQWGLWDCGVQGAMGCYLAAYLAAGNEVHVGDKINIPDIGEVEVMPNDSLVEGASTAEVNNGVVLLPERTVFNADNMNDYNF; this is translated from the coding sequence ATGAAGAAAAAATGGTTATCAGTGGTTCTTGCAGGAGCAATGACAGTTTCACTGGCAGGCTGCGGAGGCGGTACTGCTGCTACGGCAGCGGCGCCTGCAACAGAGGCAAAGGCAGAGGCTGCACAGAGCAAGGCAGAAGAGGGCAAGACAGAGGCGGCAGCTCCCGCAGCAGGTGCAGATGTTGCCGGCATGACAGTTGCCTTTGTTCCAAAGCTGACAGGAAACGCATTCTTTGAGTCCGCCAACAACGGCGCACAGGAGTATTCCAAAGGCTGGGGCTTTACCGTTGACTATCAGGGCAGCGCCAATGCGGCGGTTGCAGACCAGGTTAACGTAATCAACAACGCAGTGGCCAGCGGCGTGGATGCAATCTGTATTTCATCTGTTGACGCAACCGGACTGGATTCTGCACTGACAGAGGCAAGGGACGCAGGCGTTACCGTTGTTACATGGGATTCAGATGTTTCCGATACAGCACGTACCCTTATGGTCAGCCAGGGAACACCGGAACTGTTAGGTAAAATGCTGGTTGATATGGGTGCTGATTCCCTGACCAACCGCGGCAAAGACACCAAAAAAGATACCATCAAATATTGCTGGCATTATTCACAGGCAACAGTTGCCGACCAGAACTCCTGGCAGGTAGCAGGCGAAGCCTATATCAAAGAAAACTTCCCGAACTGGGAAAATGTAGCTCCTGACAACTATTATTCAGAGCAGGATGCAGAGAAGGCGGTTTCCATCGGCGCATCCATTCTGGAAGCACACTCTGACATTGACCTGATCATCTGCAACGACTCCACCGCGCTTCCGGGACAGTGCAAGGCAGCTCAGAACAAGGGGCTGACCAAGGACGACGTTACAATTACAGGTTTTGCATCTCCTATGTCCATTAAGGATTACTGTGCAGCAGGCGTAATCGAGCAGTGGGGCCTCTGGGACTGCGGCGTACAGGGCGCAATGGGCTGCTACCTTGCAGCTTACCTTGCAGCAGGCAATGAAGTACATGTAGGCGACAAGATTAATATCCCTGACATCGGCGAGGTAGAGGTTATGCCTAATGACAGCCTGGTTGAAGGCGCATCTACCGCAGAGGTAAACAACGGCGTTGTACTGCTGCCGGAACGCACCGTATTTAACGCAGATAATATGAATGATTATAACTTCTAA
- a CDS encoding ABC transporter permease, which yields MKKALKSWETVLLCILVLEFVIFAAANNKFLMPRVLFGSINDMISICIISLFVTFVMITGGIDIQAGSIVGLTSIVLGVSWQDWGLNIWAAAVLGIVVAALCGALSGYFVAYCGVQPMVVTLGGSFLFSGIALLVSNLSATESYKGINGFPDSFIRITKFKLFGVIPSQVLIFLVLAVIAYILLHRTKYGRQIFLIGVNQNAAEYSGINSRLVIMSTYVLSAMSAAVAGIVLTSYLGTAKSDIGATLTMPIITAVVLGGTLSTGGKGSVPGTALAAVVIGVLRFGLPLCFKVNQQYLDIPVGLILLVVVVGRSLANNQKVIAMFRRKKN from the coding sequence ATGAAAAAGGCATTAAAAAGCTGGGAGACCGTTCTGCTCTGTATTCTGGTCCTGGAGTTTGTAATATTTGCAGCAGCCAACAATAAATTCCTGATGCCACGTGTACTGTTCGGAAGCATCAATGATATGATATCCATCTGTATCATTTCCTTGTTTGTTACCTTTGTCATGATTACAGGAGGAATTGATATCCAGGCCGGTTCCATTGTAGGACTGACCTCCATTGTTCTCGGCGTATCCTGGCAGGACTGGGGGCTCAATATCTGGGCAGCGGCAGTACTGGGAATTGTAGTTGCAGCGCTGTGCGGTGCCCTGTCCGGATATTTTGTGGCGTACTGCGGCGTACAGCCCATGGTGGTCACGCTGGGCGGAAGCTTCCTGTTTTCAGGCATTGCGCTGCTGGTATCCAACCTGTCGGCTACTGAAAGCTATAAGGGTATCAACGGATTCCCCGACAGCTTTATCAGGATTACCAAGTTCAAACTGTTTGGGGTCATACCCAGCCAGGTGCTGATTTTCCTGGTGCTGGCAGTCATTGCCTACATCCTTTTGCATAGGACGAAATACGGACGACAGATTTTCCTGATTGGTGTAAACCAGAATGCGGCAGAGTATTCCGGCATCAACAGCAGGCTGGTGATCATGAGCACCTATGTGCTGTCGGCCATGAGTGCGGCGGTGGCCGGCATTGTCCTCACCTCCTATCTGGGCACTGCCAAAAGTGATATCGGAGCGACCCTGACCATGCCTATCATCACAGCCGTGGTGCTGGGAGGAACCTTGAGCACCGGGGGTAAGGGAAGCGTTCCCGGAACAGCCCTGGCAGCGGTGGTGATTGGAGTATTAAGATTCGGGCTCCCGCTCTGCTTCAAGGTAAACCAGCAGTACCTGGATATCCCGGTTGGACTGATTCTCCTGGTGGTGGTGGTTGGCCGTTCCCTGGCCAATAACCAGAAGGTAATCGCCATGTTCCGCAGGAAGAAGAATTAG
- a CDS encoding ABC transporter permease: protein MNRLKKIMKTHEMSSFLFLAALIFVVGCVNPSFWQPTSILNCFNDSVVFTLLAVGSAFVILTGEIDVSVGATLGMSAAVGATLLRDGSNWAVAILAALAIGAVIGFVNGFGVSVLQIPSLIFTLGVNGVVRGLIYVFTKGAWVENLPAGFTRMSNTLIAGQLTTFYAAAILAVIAGHLILTQTKKGKYFIAVGDNAAGATLVGIPASQTKITAYILSGVFAAAAGMIYTSRIGFITPTAGNSYEMKAIAACVLGGISLTGGQGSLIGASIGAIIMSSISRILVFLGFSSDYDNTITGILLITIVVLNTVTQNRAILKNRHQILSARTVAGADKKGGVQ from the coding sequence ATGAATCGATTGAAAAAAATAATGAAAACCCATGAAATGAGCAGTTTTTTATTTCTGGCAGCATTGATATTCGTTGTAGGCTGTGTAAATCCAAGCTTCTGGCAGCCTACGTCAATCCTGAACTGCTTCAATGACAGTGTGGTCTTTACCTTGCTTGCAGTGGGAAGCGCCTTTGTCATACTGACCGGAGAAATCGATGTTTCGGTGGGAGCAACTCTGGGCATGTCGGCTGCAGTGGGAGCAACGCTGCTGCGGGACGGTTCCAACTGGGCCGTGGCCATTCTGGCAGCGCTGGCCATCGGGGCAGTCATCGGATTTGTCAACGGATTCGGAGTGTCGGTGCTTCAGATCCCATCCCTTATATTTACCCTTGGTGTCAACGGTGTTGTCCGCGGCCTGATTTACGTATTTACAAAGGGAGCATGGGTGGAAAACCTTCCCGCCGGGTTCACAAGGATGTCCAATACCCTGATTGCGGGACAGCTCACCACGTTTTATGCAGCGGCAATTCTGGCGGTGATTGCGGGACATCTGATCCTGACGCAGACTAAAAAGGGCAAGTATTTTATCGCGGTAGGCGATAACGCGGCAGGAGCAACCCTTGTTGGTATCCCTGCGTCCCAGACGAAAATTACAGCTTACATATTAAGCGGAGTCTTTGCGGCAGCGGCCGGCATGATTTACACGTCGCGTATCGGCTTCATCACGCCCACCGCAGGCAACAGCTACGAGATGAAAGCCATTGCGGCATGTGTTCTTGGAGGTATAAGCCTGACAGGAGGCCAGGGCAGCCTGATCGGCGCGTCCATCGGCGCAATCATTATGTCCTCTATCAGCAGGATTCTTGTATTCCTGGGATTTTCTTCTGACTATGACAATACCATCACTGGCATCCTTCTCATTACAATTGTGGTGCTCAATACAGTGACACAGAACAGGGCCATCCTGAAGAACAGGCACCAGATACTGTCTGCGAGGACAGTGGCGGGCGCTGATAAAAAAGGAGGGGTTCAGTGA
- a CDS encoding sugar ABC transporter ATP-binding protein: MSQAETCDSNEMLLSARGVFKTFGLNAVLKGIDLDVGKGEVLALIGGNGAGKSTLMKIIMGIYQPDEGELVIAGEKINSFKPSVVLSKGVYMVPQEPMLFPNMTVEENVLIGFKEKSGILRKRLLQIMEDIGWRLNLNRKAMSLSIAEQQLVELLRGLLRNARVLILDEPTSALTFDEVESLFKIVEDLKQKGIGIIYITHRLAEVFQIATHVAIMRDGIITLKGRVSDFTREMLVKGLLPPNMDEADIKDGKAEEKAINYEGLKPVFELQDYSGYGFEDVNLKVYPGEVLGVAGVVGAGRTELATTIFGRDKVLKGKAILDGKDITGHSTARVLEAGINYVPEDRRLNGLFAISDVAANTTSSLLRDKKMGGFFLNKKAEREVAGRCIDDFRIKVTGQDQTAGSLSGGNQQKIIIGRSLSTNPKLVILDEPTRGIDAAARGDVYSIIHKLKAQGVAIMLISSDMEEIVELSDRAVVVFSGRIKGELSRSEISQASLMAGAFGVTE, encoded by the coding sequence ATGAGTCAAGCAGAGACATGTGATTCTAATGAAATGCTGCTTTCTGCCCGCGGCGTCTTTAAGACATTTGGTTTGAACGCAGTATTAAAAGGAATTGATCTGGATGTTGGCAAGGGCGAGGTGCTGGCTTTGATAGGCGGAAACGGTGCTGGAAAGAGCACTCTGATGAAAATCATCATGGGTATTTACCAGCCGGATGAAGGAGAGCTGGTCATTGCAGGTGAAAAGATCAATTCCTTCAAGCCTTCGGTGGTGCTGTCCAAGGGCGTCTATATGGTACCCCAGGAACCTATGCTCTTTCCAAACATGACAGTGGAAGAGAATGTCCTCATTGGATTTAAGGAAAAGTCAGGAATCTTGAGAAAGCGGCTGCTGCAGATTATGGAAGACATCGGATGGCGCCTGAACCTGAACAGAAAAGCCATGAGCCTTTCCATAGCAGAACAGCAGCTGGTAGAGCTGCTGCGCGGACTTTTGAGAAATGCCAGGGTACTGATCCTGGATGAACCTACCAGTGCACTTACATTTGACGAAGTAGAGAGTCTCTTCAAAATCGTAGAAGACCTGAAACAGAAAGGCATCGGCATCATTTACATAACACACCGTCTGGCAGAGGTATTTCAGATTGCCACCCACGTGGCGATTATGAGGGACGGAATTATCACATTAAAAGGACGCGTATCGGACTTCACCAGGGAAATGCTGGTAAAGGGACTCCTTCCTCCCAATATGGATGAGGCGGATATCAAGGATGGGAAGGCGGAGGAAAAAGCCATTAATTATGAAGGACTGAAACCTGTGTTTGAACTTCAGGATTACTCCGGATACGGATTTGAGGATGTAAACCTCAAGGTGTACCCGGGGGAGGTGCTGGGAGTGGCCGGGGTTGTCGGCGCCGGACGTACGGAGCTTGCCACAACCATATTTGGAAGAGACAAGGTTTTAAAAGGAAAAGCGATTCTGGATGGAAAGGATATAACAGGACATTCCACCGCCCGGGTTCTGGAGGCAGGAATCAACTATGTGCCCGAGGACCGGAGGCTCAACGGACTGTTCGCAATCAGCGATGTGGCTGCCAACACCACCTCTTCCCTATTAAGAGACAAGAAGATGGGAGGATTCTTTCTGAATAAAAAAGCAGAAAGGGAGGTTGCCGGACGCTGCATTGACGACTTCCGCATCAAGGTTACGGGGCAGGATCAGACAGCAGGAAGCCTTTCGGGAGGAAACCAGCAGAAAATCATTATCGGACGTTCGCTCTCAACCAATCCCAAGCTGGTGATTCTGGATGAACCCACCCGCGGTATTGACGCTGCGGCGCGGGGAGATGTGTATTCCATTATTCATAAACTGAAGGCCCAGGGTGTGGCGATTATGCTCATCTCCTCCGATATGGAAGAAATCGTGGAGCTTTCGGACCGGGCGGTGGTGGTGTTTTCCGGGCGGATCAAAGGTGAACTGTCCAGGTCGGAAATCAGCCAGGCCAGCCTGATGGCAGGAGCCTTTGGTGTGACAGAATAA
- a CDS encoding sugar-binding transcriptional regulator produces the protein MNYEDSLIVKTAWYYYIENMTQQKISEKLGISRMKVIKLLDKAKQTGVIQFKISPERSQQLMIEQKLTTQWNLKDIFVVPTPPSGSNLNETIAQAAAMYIGDRLTENMFINMGYGDTPSRVLNHLATIAETPISVVSLTGGVSYYLPNIRSNIFNAKLYLYPAPLLVSSKEMCKAMRNEPPIEEIARMVRLATMTVVGIGAMNDEATIISNGILNQNDFLYLSMQGAVGDILTHFIDKDGKPIHSDVEERLFSTPLETLKSLNNVIGISGGPQKVEAIRAALRGGYLDVLITDEETAMQLIDLS, from the coding sequence ATGAATTACGAAGATTCCCTGATTGTCAAAACAGCTTGGTACTATTATATAGAAAACATGACACAGCAGAAAATTTCCGAAAAGCTGGGCATATCCCGCATGAAAGTCATCAAACTATTGGATAAGGCGAAACAGACCGGGGTGATTCAATTTAAAATCTCGCCGGAGCGGAGCCAGCAGCTGATGATTGAGCAGAAGCTGACCACCCAATGGAATTTAAAGGACATCTTTGTGGTTCCCACGCCGCCAAGCGGTTCCAATCTGAATGAAACCATTGCTCAGGCAGCCGCTATGTATATAGGTGACCGTCTGACAGAAAACATGTTTATCAACATGGGCTACGGAGACACCCCCAGCCGGGTGTTAAACCACCTGGCCACGATTGCAGAGACACCCATTTCCGTGGTATCCCTCACAGGAGGAGTCAGCTATTATCTGCCCAATATCCGTTCCAACATTTTTAATGCCAAGCTCTATCTCTATCCGGCGCCGCTTCTCGTCTCTTCCAAGGAGATGTGCAAAGCCATGCGCAACGAGCCTCCCATTGAAGAGATTGCAAGAATGGTCCGTCTGGCAACCATGACAGTGGTCGGCATCGGAGCCATGAACGATGAGGCCACTATCATTTCCAACGGTATTTTAAACCAGAATGATTTCCTGTATCTTTCCATGCAGGGGGCAGTGGGCGACATCCTGACCCACTTCATTGATAAAGACGGAAAGCCGATTCACAGCGACGTGGAAGAGCGTCTTTTCAGCACGCCTCTGGAGACATTAAAAAGTCTGAATAATGTTATAGGGATTTCGGGCGGCCCTCAGAAGGTGGAGGCTATCCGCGCAGCGTTAAGGGGCGGATATCTGGATGTGCTGATTACGGATGAAGAAACAGCCATGCAGCTGATTGATTTAAGCTGA